A single Defluviitalea saccharophila DNA region contains:
- a CDS encoding sodium:solute symporter family protein, giving the protein MDLGLWLWIVTGLMCTVFLIISWKVTGKAQSSFSNYAIGGKSFPLYLIFFTQFATIMGVGNFIGHAGKGYQFGLPWLIFILGEQGSKIIFALFFAGLAGRLTYNSFPEMMDDLIVRDKVTRALGGILASMIMIAWIGGQGKAFGNIFNISTGANPVPIILLFSLVFIVYTTLGGIYSVVWTDLIQGILVVIFGVAFYVYAFSPVGWSMAELGVRLAEAGKAELWSFKGTNVIQLINQFVTGCIGILAAQIYWQRCFSAKDKKSARDGLLWSGIIAIIFVMLTALVGMVILTLNQGLKPDDAMPWFMLNYVPTGIAVMIFALILAAGMSSADSNLNSASILIVNDLIKPFKQQVTDIQLVKYAKWLTVVIGIFAALAGIYASSILDLFSRAYAMAGGGLVPLLLVGLIWKERKGERFEMGIKNSKVTPWGARVGIITGSILTQIPALGANRVLIALVVSAILIVVVSIFTKKNSKAEVA; this is encoded by the coding sequence ATGGATTTAGGATTATGGTTGTGGATTGTTACTGGCTTAATGTGTACGGTATTTCTGATTATATCCTGGAAGGTAACAGGAAAAGCCCAATCCAGCTTTTCAAATTATGCCATAGGGGGTAAATCCTTTCCTTTATATCTGATTTTCTTTACCCAATTTGCAACGATTATGGGAGTTGGGAATTTTATAGGTCATGCAGGAAAAGGATATCAATTTGGTCTTCCCTGGCTAATATTTATTTTGGGAGAGCAGGGCTCTAAAATTATTTTTGCACTGTTTTTTGCAGGCTTGGCAGGAAGGCTTACCTATAATAGCTTTCCTGAAATGATGGATGATTTAATTGTGCGAGATAAAGTCACAAGAGCCTTAGGCGGAATCTTAGCTTCTATGATTATGATTGCCTGGATCGGAGGACAGGGAAAGGCCTTTGGAAACATTTTTAATATCAGTACAGGAGCAAATCCTGTACCGATTATCTTGCTATTTTCTCTTGTATTTATTGTCTATACAACATTGGGGGGCATATACTCCGTCGTTTGGACGGATTTAATTCAAGGAATCTTAGTTGTTATATTTGGTGTTGCTTTTTATGTGTATGCCTTTTCACCGGTTGGCTGGAGTATGGCGGAACTGGGGGTAAGACTAGCAGAAGCAGGAAAGGCGGAATTATGGAGCTTTAAAGGAACCAACGTCATACAGCTTATTAACCAGTTTGTAACGGGATGTATTGGTATTCTGGCGGCTCAGATTTACTGGCAGAGATGCTTCTCAGCTAAGGATAAGAAATCAGCCAGAGACGGACTTTTATGGAGTGGAATCATTGCAATCATATTTGTTATGTTAACCGCATTGGTTGGTATGGTTATTCTTACATTAAATCAAGGCCTAAAACCGGATGATGCAATGCCTTGGTTTATGCTCAATTATGTTCCAACAGGTATTGCTGTGATGATTTTTGCACTTATCCTGGCAGCAGGCATGTCTTCAGCAGATTCAAATCTTAACTCTGCATCTATTCTCATTGTGAATGATTTAATCAAACCCTTTAAACAACAAGTAACCGATATTCAACTGGTTAAGTATGCAAAATGGTTAACAGTTGTGATAGGAATCTTTGCTGCTTTGGCAGGGATTTATGCCAGCTCTATTTTAGATTTATTCTCCAGAGCCTATGCCATGGCAGGAGGCGGTTTAGTACCACTTCTGCTTGTTGGACTTATTTGGAAAGAAAGAAAAGGCGAAAGATTTGAAATGGGTATAAAAAACAGCAAAGTAACCCCATGGGGAGCGAGAGTTGGCATTATCACCGGTTCCATATTAACTCAAATTCCTGCTCTGGGTGCCAATAGAGTGCTCATTGCTTTAGTAGTATCCGCGATATTGATTGTTGTGGTATCCATATTTACAAAGAAAAATTCCAAAGCGGAAGTCGCATAA
- a CDS encoding (2Fe-2S)-binding protein, with product MEDIIICRCEEITQREIEAAIEDGARTFNEVKRFTRCGMGLCQGRTCRVRIEKLIARKTKKPPRQGNYRQPVRPVNLGIEGDILNE from the coding sequence ATGGAGGATATTATTATCTGTCGATGTGAGGAGATTACCCAAAGGGAAATTGAAGCGGCCATAGAAGACGGGGCAAGAACCTTTAATGAAGTAAAAAGGTTCACAAGGTGCGGCATGGGCCTTTGCCAGGGGAGAACCTGCAGAGTACGAATAGAAAAATTAATTGCCCGAAAAACTAAAAAGCCTCCCAGGCAGGGAAATTATAGACAGCCTGTTCGTCCAGTTAATCTTGGAATAGAAGGTGATATTTTAAATGAATAG
- a CDS encoding (2Fe-2S)-binding protein: MNRIKEHPILGKTEDKKEVTIWVDGKALKAYEGEMIAATLLANGIKVFRYTKKRKEPRGIFCAIGRCTDCVMVVDGIPNVRTCITPVREGMKIETQKGLGSWERSENDE, from the coding sequence ATGAATAGAATTAAAGAGCACCCGATATTAGGAAAGACAGAAGACAAAAAAGAAGTCACCATTTGGGTAGACGGGAAAGCATTAAAAGCCTATGAAGGAGAAATGATTGCAGCCACGCTGCTTGCTAATGGCATAAAGGTCTTTCGTTATACCAAAAAAAGAAAAGAGCCCAGAGGCATTTTTTGTGCCATCGGGCGGTGCACGGATTGCGTTATGGTGGTAGACGGCATCCCCAATGTGAGAACTTGCATTACCCCTGTCAGAGAAGGAATGAAAATAGAAACCCAGAAAGGTCTGGGTAGTTGGGAGAGAAGTGAAAATGATGAATAA
- a CDS encoding FAD-dependent oxidoreductase: protein MMNKSVVVIGGGPAGLCSAIEVARAGGQVLVIDENHKAGGQLFKQIHKFFGSKEHRAGIRGIHIGEMLLKEAKDLGIEIWLNTEAVGINANKEIWVVQNKKKSFMIHAERIIIATGAQENPINFPGWTLPGVMGAGAAQTMMNIHRVKPGNKVLMVGSGNVGVIVSYQLMQAGIKVAGIVDVTQKPGGYEVHMAKLRRAGVPFYPRHTIKRALGSHCVEGAEIVEVDKDLNPIEGSEKVLDVDTICLATGFTPLGELAWMAGCAFEFNPSLGGHIPVHDEHMETSIKGIFVAGDITGIEEASIAMEEGRMAGIAVAKSLGLYEKEEYMERIVCVKNRLSQLRHNINEGKNQNSIHLPTKGRLLKGAVAIIECTQEIPCNPCEASCPKHAITIGERISNTPKIDYEKCIGCGLCIPACPGQAISLRNYAFSEEEVALSIPYEFLPLPKTGETVTAVDRKGQEVCSAKVVRVAESPKYEGTAVVTISYPRKFFYQVASIKK from the coding sequence ATGATGAATAAATCTGTAGTGGTTATTGGCGGAGGACCGGCGGGTCTTTGCAGCGCCATTGAAGTTGCTCGGGCAGGGGGGCAAGTTCTTGTTATCGATGAAAACCATAAAGCAGGGGGACAACTTTTTAAACAAATACATAAATTCTTCGGTTCTAAGGAACATAGAGCTGGCATTAGAGGGATACATATAGGAGAAATGCTTCTTAAGGAAGCGAAAGACTTAGGAATTGAAATATGGCTAAATACAGAAGCAGTAGGCATTAATGCCAATAAAGAAATATGGGTGGTGCAAAATAAAAAGAAGTCTTTTATGATCCATGCAGAAAGAATCATTATTGCAACGGGAGCTCAGGAAAATCCAATTAATTTTCCGGGATGGACTCTCCCTGGAGTAATGGGCGCAGGAGCGGCACAGACCATGATGAATATCCATAGAGTAAAGCCGGGAAATAAAGTGCTTATGGTAGGCTCCGGCAATGTAGGGGTGATTGTATCCTATCAGCTCATGCAGGCAGGTATAAAGGTAGCCGGAATTGTCGATGTAACCCAAAAGCCGGGTGGATATGAGGTGCATATGGCAAAGCTAAGAAGAGCCGGAGTGCCTTTTTATCCAAGGCACACCATTAAAAGAGCCCTTGGAAGTCATTGCGTAGAAGGAGCAGAGATTGTAGAGGTGGATAAGGATCTAAACCCAATAGAGGGCAGTGAAAAAGTTTTAGATGTAGATACCATTTGTCTTGCTACAGGTTTTACCCCTCTGGGAGAACTGGCATGGATGGCAGGATGCGCATTTGAGTTTAACCCTTCTTTGGGAGGACATATTCCTGTCCATGATGAACATATGGAAACCAGTATTAAAGGCATCTTTGTTGCAGGGGATATAACGGGTATAGAAGAAGCCAGCATCGCTATGGAAGAAGGAAGAATGGCAGGAATTGCTGTGGCGAAATCTTTAGGGCTCTATGAAAAAGAAGAATATATGGAGCGGATAGTTTGTGTTAAAAACAGGTTAAGTCAGTTAAGGCATAATATTAATGAAGGAAAAAATCAAAACAGCATTCATCTCCCAACAAAAGGCAGATTATTAAAAGGAGCCGTTGCAATTATTGAATGTACCCAGGAAATCCCGTGTAATCCCTGTGAAGCCTCCTGTCCCAAACATGCCATAACCATCGGAGAGAGGATTAGCAATACCCCCAAAATAGATTATGAGAAGTGCATTGGCTGTGGACTATGTATTCCTGCTTGTCCGGGGCAGGCCATCAGCCTTCGGAATTATGCTTTTTCAGAGGAAGAGGTGGCTCTATCTATCCCCTATGAATTTTTACCTCTTCCTAAAACAGGAGAAACCGTTACGGCAGTAGATAGAAAGGGGCAAGAAGTATGTTCCGCAAAAGTAGTTCGTGTGGCTGAATCTCCTAAATATGAAGGAACAGCCGTTGTAACCATTTCCTATCCAAGAAAATTCTTTTATCAAGTAGCCTCAATTAAAAAATAA